One region of Primulina tabacum isolate GXHZ01 chromosome 1, ASM2559414v2, whole genome shotgun sequence genomic DNA includes:
- the LOC142544264 gene encoding uncharacterized protein LOC142544264 encodes MSQGYSIELYFDPALENQVLKAWNVLARRQISTHLIEIESRPRITLFSSPFVDIAKLENVLRNFCLKQEPVSLSFSSVGSLPIENNVLFLGPTPTLSLLQFHSQLCDALKKEGIEIGVEYRPDTWIPYCSVAEEVPKTRAAEAFTVLRELKLPVSGYGMDISLVEYPPVRELFSFSLGMHQISEI; translated from the coding sequence ATGTCACAAGGCTACTCAATTGAGCTATACTTTGATCCTGCACTCGAGAATCAGGTATTGAAGGCGTGGAATGTGTTGGCTCGACGTCAAATCAGCACTCATCTGATCGAGATTGAATCAAGGCCTCGCATTACCTTGTTTTCGAGCCCTTTTGTTGACATTGCTAAACTTGAGAATGTGCTCAGAAATTTTTGTCTGAAGCAAGAACCTGTGTCTCTGTCCTTCTCTTCAGTTGGAAGCCTCCCAATCGAAAACAATGTCCTGTTTCTTGGACCAACTCCTACTTTATCTCTTCTTCAATTTCATTCGCAGCTGTGTGATGCCCTGAAAAAAGAAGGCATTGAAATTGGGGTGGAGTACCGTCCGGATACATGGATTCCTTACTGCTCGGTGGCTGAAGAAGTGCCAAAGACGCGTGCCGCTGAGGCGTTTACAGTTTTACGTGAGCTGAAACTGCCAGTTAGTGGATACGGGATGGATATTTCGTTGGTGGAGTACCCACCCGTCCGTGAGCTCTTCTCCTTTTCGTTGGGTATGCATCAGATAAGTGAGATCTAA
- the LOC142544502 gene encoding LOW QUALITY PROTEIN: xyloglucan glycosyltransferase 4-like (The sequence of the model RefSeq protein was modified relative to this genomic sequence to represent the inferred CDS: deleted 2 bases in 2 codons) — MAPSSLVVTLEKPENISLIELNDAAAVSIFKEKQKAASPKQFTWVLYLKANRVLACIPWLTVGLCSVFWSVKRRIASSYPNEEDPRHRGRRLYRFIKVFLAISVAALLVESFAYFNKWDLRKVNPLEVQNLVQLCFVAWLRFRADYVAPLVVTISKFCIVLFIIQSVDRIVQCLGCFWIKYKNLKPVVEGEPFDIEDGASFPMVLVQIPMCNEKEVFDQSIAAACQLDWPKDRFLVQVLDDSDDELLQHLIREEVSSWKEKGVNIVYRHRFVRTGYKAGNLKSAMACEYVKNYEFVTIFDADFQPNPDFLKLTIPHFKGKPEVGLVQARWSFVNKDENLLTRLQNINLCFHFEVEQQANGVFLNFFGFNGTAGVWRIKALEDSGGWLERTTVEDMDIAVRAHLHGWKFIFLNDVRVLCELPESYEAYKKQQHRWHSGPMQLFRLCIPAILTSKISACKKANLIFLFFLLRKLILPFYSFTLFCIILPLTMFIPEAQLPAWVICYVPIIMSILNILPAPKSFPFIIPYLLFENTMSVTKFNAMVSGLFHLGSAYEWVVTKKTGRASESDLLSLAEKRRRLSQEEKIQRKLSESGIEMLEKYNEQKDQKSVPAPKKNRIYRKELALAFLLLTAATRSLLSAHGVHFYYLLFQGLSFLVMGLDLIGEQVS, encoded by the exons ATGGCGCCGAGTTCTTTGGTGGTCACGCTTGAGAAGCCTGAAAACATCTCCTTAATAGAGCTGAACGACGCAGCTGCTGTATCTATATTCAAGGAGAAGCAGAAGGCCGCGAGCCCGAAGCAGTTCACTTGGGTTCTTTACTTGAAAGCGAACAGAGTTTTGGCTTGTATTCCATGGTTAACCGTGGGTTTGTGTTCTGTTTTCTGGTCAGTCAAGAGGCGCATTGCTTCATCGTATCCGAACGAAGAGGACCCGAGACACAGGGGAAGAAGGCTGTACAGATTTATAAAAGTGTTTCTCGCG ATTTCGGTGGCGGCCCTTTTGGTTGAAAGCTTTGCTTATTTCAATAAATGGGATTTGAGGAAGGTGAATCCGTTGGAGGTACAGAATCTGGTGCAGTTGTGTTTCGTGGCTTGGCTGAGATTCAGAGCAGATTATGTTGCCCCATTGGTTGTTACGATTTCCAAGTTTTGCATAGTTTTGTTCATCATTCAATCCGTGGATCGAATCGTTCAATGTTTGGGCTGTTTCTGGATTAAGTACAAGAATTTGAAACCTGTGGTAGAAGGCGAGCCTTTCGACATTGAAGATGGGGCAAGTTTCCCTATGGTTCTTGTTCAGATTCCTATGTGCAACGAAAAAGAG GTATTTGATCAGTCGATTGCCGCTGCTTGCCAGTTAGATTGGCCGAAGGATCGATTTCTTGTTCAAGTGTTGGATGATTCAGATGATGAACTTTTACAGCATCTGATCAGGGAAGAAGTATCGTCTTGGAAGGAGAAAGGAGTGAACATAGTTTACAGGCACCGATTTGTTCGGACAGGTTATAAAGCCGGCAACCTTAAATCCGCCATGGCTTGTGAATATGTTAAGAACTATGAATTTGTTACGATATTTGATGCGGACTTTCAACCCAACCCTGATTTCCTCAAACTGACCATTCCTCATTTCAAG GGGAAACCTGAGGTAGGCCTTGTCCAGGCTCGCTGGTCATTTGTGAACAAAGATGAAAACTTGCTCACAAGGCTGCAGAACATCAATTTATGCTTCCACTTCGAGGTCGAACAGCAGGCAAACGGCGTTTTTCTCAACTTCTTTGGGTTCAATGGGACTGCCGGTGTTTGGAGGATTAAGGCCCTGGAGGATTCAGGCGGATGGCTCGAAAGAACGACGGTGGAGGACATGGATATAGCCGTTCGAGCTCACTTACACGGATGGAAATTCATCTTCCTCAATGATGTAAGAGTGCTTTGCGAGTTACCCGAATCATACGAAGCGTACAAGAAGCAGCAGCACCGGTGGCATTCTGGTCCAATGCAGCTCTTCAGATTATGCATTCCCGCAATCTTAACTTCAAAG ATATCGGCATGTAAGAAAGCCAACTTGATATTCCTGTTCTTTCTCCTAAGAAAACTGATACTTCCTTTCTACTCATTCACACTATTCTGCATCATACTTCCATTAACAATGTTCATACCAGAAGCGCAGTTACCGGCCTGGGTTATCTGCTACGTCCCCATCATCATGTCGATTCTCAACATCCTACCTGCCCCGAAATCTTTCCCCTTTATAATCCCATATCTGCTCTTCGAAAACACAATGTCCGTCACAAAATTCAACGCAATGGTATCCGGGCTCTTTCATCTAGGAAGCGCGTACGAATGGGTGGTGACAAAGAAAACTGGGAGGGCATCAGAATCAGACTTGCTCTCCCTGGCCGAAAAG AGACGAAGGCTTTCACAAGAAGAGAAGATTCAGAGGAAGCTTTCTGAATCCGGGATCGAAATGCTGGAGAAATATAACGAGCAGAAGGATCAAAAGAGCGTCCCTGCCCCCAAAAAGAACAGAATTTACAGGAAAGAACTCGCACTCGCGTTTCTTCTGCTCACCGCCGCCACAAGAAGCCTGTTATCAGCTCACGGGGTTCATTTCTACTACTTGCTGTTCCAGGGGCTGTCGTTTCTTGTCATGGGCTTGGATTTAATTGGGGAGCAAGTGAGCTGA